The Desulfobacterales bacterium genome window below encodes:
- a CDS encoding AbrB/MazE/SpoVT family DNA-binding domain-containing protein, with translation MTDQATCSIGKRGTVVIPARIRKRLGLEEGALVIAEEREGGVLLRPAMAVPLEIYSPERKAEFLLSNATDETDYAQVVEEVRKMGLNPEKIPHIKPPGA, from the coding sequence ATGACAGATCAGGCAACGTGCAGCATCGGGAAACGGGGAACGGTTGTGATTCCGGCCCGAATCCGGAAACGACTGGGCCTTGAGGAAGGGGCGCTGGTTATTGCGGAAGAACGTGAGGGTGGCGTCCTCCTTCGTCCGGCGATGGCGGTGCCGCTGGAGATCTATTCTCCTGAGCGCAAGGCTGAATTCCTTCTTTCAAATGCCACGGATGAGACCGATTATGCGCAGGTAGTGGAAGAAGTGCGCAAGATGGGACTGAATCCCGAGAAAATACCGCATATCAAGCCGCCGGGGGCATGA